GGCGACGAGGAGAACGGCGACGACGGCGACGGAAACGACGGTGACTCGGGCGACGGCGCCGACGGCCCCGACGACACGCCGATGGCCGCGCTCACGGGCCCGACGGAGACGACGGTCGGCGAGACGGTGGCGCTCGACGCGAGTGCGTCGTCCGACGGCGACGGGATCGCGAGCTACGGGTGGAACTTCGATGGCGACACCACCGTCGACCGAACGACTGTCGAACCGACGGTCGAGACGAGTTTCGACGAGTCCGGTACTCACACCGTGACGGTCACCGTGAAAGACGAGAACGGCAACACGGCGACGGCCGAACATACGATCGAGGTCGGTGCGACCGACGAGGGACCGACCGGCGAGATCGTCGCGCCCGCCGAGGCGACCGTCGGCGAATCCGTCACCATCGAGGCGACGAGCCTCTCCGACGGCGTCACGCACGTCTGCTGGTACTTCGACGGCGAGACCGGTCCCGAGGGCCAGACCGTCACGCACACCTTCGAGGAGACCGGGACTCACGAGGTCACGCTGGAACTGCGAGACGAGCAGGGTCGGAAAACGACCGTCGCCACCGAGATCGACGTGGTCGCCGACGACCATGACGGCGATTCCGGGGACGAAAACGACGGGTCCGAGGACGGAGATAGCGACGACGGCTCCGAAGACGACTCGGACGATAGTGACGAGAACGACGGGTCGGACGAGGACGACTCGGACGAGAGCGACGGTGCAGACGGTGACGACGACGAGTCCGACGACGGATCGGACGGTGCAGGAGTCGGTGACGTGAACATCAACCCGGACGTGCCGAACCCGCTAGACCTACGGAACGACCGCGGCGACTCGGCGAACGATTCGACGAACGACACGGCGACCGACTCGGCGGTGTCGGTCGGGGACGTTCGGACGAGTCGGGAGACCGTCGACGCGGGCTCGCAGGTCGAGATCACCGTCGACTTCGACGGGGCCGACAACGAGACGGAGCAAGTGCCGCTGACGGTCCACCAGCAGCGTGCGAACGGGACCGACGGCGTGGTCGACGAACTGCCGGTCGCGATCCCCGAGAACGGGACGGGGACGGCGTCCGTGGCGACGACGGTGGAGCGACCGGGCGAGTACTTCGCCACCATCGGCAACCGGACGGCCGCCTTCTCCGTGATGGCTGCCGCGCCGAACGGCACCGACGAGCCACCGGTGACAGAACCCGGGCCGACGGCGGCCGAACCCGCCGACGACCCGGCCGATTCGACCGACGCGGCCGACGATACCACGACCAGCGCGAACGGTCCCGGATTCGGGACGGTCGTGGCGGCGCTCGGACTGGTGCTATCCGGCCTGCTGGCCGCCCGGCGGCGAGCGAGCTAGCTCACTCCCGCTGGGCGAGGCCGACGAGGTGCGGGGCCTGCTCGACGATGATCTCCTCGGCCCCGAGGCGGGCGGCGTTCTCGCTGCCGGGGAGACAGAAAACCACGACGCCGTCGACGACGCCCGCAGTCGCTCGTGTGCCGACGACTTTCGTCCCGATATCGTCGTAGGAGCGCCGCCGGAACAGTTCGCCGAACCCGGGCAACTCCTTGTCGAACAGCGGGCGGACGGCTTCGACGGTCACGTCGTCGGGGGTGATGCCGGTGCCCCCGGTCGTGACGACGGTGTCCACGTCCCCACGTCCCGCGACGGCGTCGACGGTGTTTTGGACGCCGTCGTGATCGTCCCTGATCACGTCTCGGACGGCGATCTCGTGGCCCGCGTCGGTCAGGGCGCTCTCGATTGCATCGCCCGCGGGGTCGTCCTCCCGCGTCCGCGAGGACGATATCGTCACGATGGCCACACCCAGCGACTCGCGGTCGTGTTCGTGGTGGTCGTGATCGTGAGCGTGTCCGCCGTCGTCCCCGCTGTCGTCGTGTCCCTCATCGTGCCCTTCGGGTTCGTCCGCCCCGGTCGCGTCGGCGGTCGACGGATCGTCGTCTCCATCGTCGACCGAGCGGCGCGTGTCGCGTGACTGGAAATCGACCATGGCGGTCCTTCCGGTCGCGCGCCCTAAACAGTCCCGCCGCAGGCGCGGACTCGAACAGTCGACACCGTTTTGCATCCGCCGCCCGAGCGACAGGGTATGCAGGCAGTCCAGTTCTCCGAGCACGGCGATACGGACGTCATCGAGTACGACGAGTTCCCGGATCCGGACCCGGCCGACGACGAGGTACTCTTCGACGTGAAGGCGGCGGCGCTCAACCACCTCGACGTCTGGACCCGGCGCGGCCTCCCGGGGATCGATCTGGAGATGCCCCACATCCCCGGCAGCGACGCCGCGGGCGTCGTCACCGAGGTCGGCGCGGACGTGGACCGCTTCGAGGAGGGCGACCACGTCGCCGTCTCGGCCGGTGTCTCCTGTGGCTCGTGTGAGTTCTGCCGCGACGGCGAGCCGACGATGTGCGTGGACTTCCACATCCTCGGCGAACACGTCCGGGGCGTCCACGCCGAGCAGGCCGCCGTGCCCGCGGACAACCTCGTGCCGGTCCCCGATCACGTCGACTGGGAGGTCGCGGGGTCGGCCTCGCTGGTCTTCCAGACCGCCTGGCGCATGCTGGTGACGCGGGCCGACCTCCAGCCCGGCGAGAAGGTGCTCGTGCTGGGGGCCAGCGGTGGCGTCGGTCACGCCGCGCTCCAGATCGCGAAATACGTCGGCGCGGAGGTGTACGCGACCGCCAGCAGCGAGGAGAAACTCGAGTACGCCGAAGAACTCGGCGCGGACGAGGTCATCAACTACGAGCAGGAGGACTTCGACGACGCGATCCGCGACATCACGGGCTACCGCGGCGTCGACGTGGTCGTCGACCACATCGGGGCCGCCACCTGGAACAAGTCGCTGGCCAGCCTCGCGAAGGGCGGCCGGATCGTCACCTGCGGGGCGACCACCGGTCCGAACCCGGAGACGGACGTGAACCGCATCTTCTGGAACCAGCTGGAAGTCATCGGCTCGACGATGGGCACCCCCGGCGAGGTCGACGACGTGCTGGAACTGGTCTGGGAGGGCGAGTTCGAGCCCCGCGTCCGGGACACCCTGCCGATGAGCGAGACCGCCCGCGCCCACGAGATGCTCCAGGACCGCGAAGGCTTTGGGAAGGTCGTCGTGCGGCCCGACAGCGAGCTGTGAGCGACGACGGCTACGTCCACGAACCGGGCGCCGTCGAGGGTAGCGACGGCGACACCGATCGGGAGTCCGACGGGCCCGCGGACGGCGACGTCTACCCGCGCAACACCGTCGGCGACGTGGACGAGGAGTTCGACTGGCGCGGCTGGCTCCTCGTCGCCGCCATCGTGGTCGCCTTTCTCGTCGTCCCGGGTGCGCTGTACGTGCTGCCCGTGGCCCGCG
This Halorientalis sp. IM1011 DNA region includes the following protein-coding sequences:
- a CDS encoding PKD domain-containing protein, whose protein sequence is MRTGPIRGGGTLVLALLLALCVVAVPTGATAASPDDVTITVEQGEDCYEIDPLGNGDETVEGFYDYDTSYNYSSNGTTHLQDNQVSNLLVYHGSEGYSLVLVHDKYGDAPYGGVTSMTFTGLPTDGEWAVEDDGYDGRDDQWNHQGSTSEVDWMWYENRNDGGAFRGLTASENVSITVDPAFNEEAATWGEWDASGNENDRIEEWRLYTGPDETTTLDMNQSVTISNSGCDAPPSAALTAQPETAAVDESVTLNASDATDDEGIAGYGWDFDGDGTIDLNTTTPTADYTYDSTGDYEATVTVRDYANNTDTATTTVTITEDGGDSGDGDEENGDDGDGNDGDSGDGADGPDDTPMAALTGPTETTVGETVALDASASSDGDGIASYGWNFDGDTTVDRTTVEPTVETSFDESGTHTVTVTVKDENGNTATAEHTIEVGATDEGPTGEIVAPAEATVGESVTIEATSLSDGVTHVCWYFDGETGPEGQTVTHTFEETGTHEVTLELRDEQGRKTTVATEIDVVADDHDGDSGDENDGSEDGDSDDGSEDDSDDSDENDGSDEDDSDESDGADGDDDESDDGSDGAGVGDVNINPDVPNPLDLRNDRGDSANDSTNDTATDSAVSVGDVRTSRETVDAGSQVEITVDFDGADNETEQVPLTVHQQRANGTDGVVDELPVAIPENGTGTASVATTVERPGEYFATIGNRTAAFSVMAAAPNGTDEPPVTEPGPTAAEPADDPADSTDAADDTTTSANGPGFGTVVAALGLVLSGLLAARRRAS
- a CDS encoding molybdenum cofactor biosynthesis protein B; translation: MVDFQSRDTRRSVDDGDDDPSTADATGADEPEGHDEGHDDSGDDGGHAHDHDHHEHDRESLGVAIVTISSSRTREDDPAGDAIESALTDAGHEIAVRDVIRDDHDGVQNTVDAVAGRGDVDTVVTTGGTGITPDDVTVEAVRPLFDKELPGFGELFRRRSYDDIGTKVVGTRATAGVVDGVVVFCLPGSENAARLGAEEIIVEQAPHLVGLAQRE
- a CDS encoding zinc-binding dehydrogenase; translation: MQAVQFSEHGDTDVIEYDEFPDPDPADDEVLFDVKAAALNHLDVWTRRGLPGIDLEMPHIPGSDAAGVVTEVGADVDRFEEGDHVAVSAGVSCGSCEFCRDGEPTMCVDFHILGEHVRGVHAEQAAVPADNLVPVPDHVDWEVAGSASLVFQTAWRMLVTRADLQPGEKVLVLGASGGVGHAALQIAKYVGAEVYATASSEEKLEYAEELGADEVINYEQEDFDDAIRDITGYRGVDVVVDHIGAATWNKSLASLAKGGRIVTCGATTGPNPETDVNRIFWNQLEVIGSTMGTPGEVDDVLELVWEGEFEPRVRDTLPMSETARAHEMLQDREGFGKVVVRPDSEL